TCTGAAAGCCTATGAGGCGGTGTTCAAGAACAAACAGGTTATTGGCGGATATATGAACTCCATAATCTATACAGCAGGAGGAACAGTCATTAGTGTGGTTCTTACCATCGCGGCAGCCTACCCGCTCTCCAGAAAGTTCCTACCAGGAAGAAAATTCTTTACTGGAATGTTCATCTTCACCATGCTTTTTACCGGTGGATTGATCCCTACGTATTTTGTGGTACGAAGTGTCGGCTTGATTGACACCCGTTGGGCTATCATGCTTCCAAATGCTTTAAGTGTCTGGAACTTAATGGTTACCCTTACCTATTTCAAGAACTCACTTTCTGAAGAATTATTCGAGGCAGCAGTCATCGAAGGTGCAAGCGATATGCGTATGCTTCGTTCAATCGTGCTCCCGCTCTCGCAGGCCATCATCGCAGTAATTGCACTCTACTATGCCATCGGTTTGTGGAACTCGTACTTTGATGCATTGATCTATTTGAAATCCAGTAACAAGTTTCCCTTACAAATCATTTTAAGAAACATTCTCATTATCAATCAGGCAGATGTATCCATGGGTGCAGACATGGTTGCAATGGCGCGTCGCCAAGGAATGGCTGATGTCATGAAATATGCACTGATTGTTGTCTCTTCTGCACCGCTATTAATGATCTATCCCTTTGTACAAAAATACTTTGTAAAAGGGGTAATGCTCGGTTCAATCAAGGGATGAGAAAAATCATCCTAACGATATCCTAGGAGGAGTATCATGAAAAAAGGAACAAAACATGTCGCTTTGGTCATGCTTCTGGTGCTGTTGGTCAGCTTCAGCTTGGCAGCACAAGGCAAAGGTGACGCAGCATCGGATGCCGAAGTTGTATCAGTAACCCCGGTAGGAACCTATCCGGTCGTCGAAAAACCAGTGACCTTGTCATTTCTGACATTACAGCCAGTCTATATCGAGAACTTTGAAACGAATAGATTTGCAAACTATTGGACAGAGAAAACAGGGGTCTCCATTGACTGGGAAACCATCCCCCGTGATGCAGTCAAGGAGAA
This sequence is a window from uncultured Sphaerochaeta sp.. Protein-coding genes within it:
- a CDS encoding carbohydrate ABC transporter permease; translation: MVRKHSFSDLSFDVVNKLFLFFCTIAVVYPIIYIVSSSFSSANSIISGRVWLFPVEPNLKAYEAVFKNKQVIGGYMNSIIYTAGGTVISVVLTIAAAYPLSRKFLPGRKFFTGMFIFTMLFTGGLIPTYFVVRSVGLIDTRWAIMLPNALSVWNLMVTLTYFKNSLSEELFEAAVIEGASDMRMLRSIVLPLSQAIIAVIALYYAIGLWNSYFDALIYLKSSNKFPLQIILRNILIINQADVSMGADMVAMARRQGMADVMKYALIVVSSAPLLMIYPFVQKYFVKGVMLGSIKG